The proteins below come from a single Mycobacterium parmense genomic window:
- the nrdI gene encoding class Ib ribonucleoside-diphosphate reductase assembly flavoprotein NrdI, with the protein MDVTGPNLVYFSSVSENTHRFVEKLGLPATRIPLHGRIEVDQPYVLILPTYGGGRATPDLNAGGYVPKQVIAFLNDEHNRSLIRGVIAAGNNNFGAEFAYAGDVVSRKCGVPYLYRFELMGTPDDVEAVRAGLANFWAEFWKEQTCHQPSLQSL; encoded by the coding sequence ATGGACGTCACGGGGCCCAACCTGGTCTATTTCTCCAGCGTGTCGGAGAACACCCACCGCTTCGTGGAGAAGCTGGGTCTGCCCGCCACGCGGATCCCGCTGCACGGCCGCATCGAGGTCGATCAGCCGTACGTGCTGATCCTGCCGACGTACGGCGGGGGACGGGCCACGCCCGACCTCAACGCCGGCGGCTACGTCCCCAAACAGGTGATCGCCTTTTTGAACGACGAGCACAACCGATCGTTGATCCGCGGCGTCATCGCCGCGGGCAACAACAACTTCGGCGCGGAATTCGCCTACGCGGGCGACGTGGTCTCCCGCAAATGCGGCGTTCCGTACCTGTACCGCTTCGAACTGATGGGAACCCCGGACGACGTGGAAGCCGTCCGCGCGGGCCTGGCAAATTTCTGGGCTGAATTCTGGAAGGAACAGACGTGCCACCAACCGTCACTGCAGAGCCTGTAA
- a CDS encoding TetR/AcrR family transcriptional regulator, producing the protein MVRIPRPPHPSVKPGVKVDARSERWREHRKKVRGEIVDAAFRAIDRLGPELSVREIAEEAGTAKPKIYRHFHDKSDLFQAIGERLRDMLWGAIFSSIDLKTDSAREVIHRAVEEYVNLVDEHPNVLRVFIEGRSAASPQILDEGRGITLAVADMFDNELREMELDHAAIELAGHAAFGSAASSTEWWLGPEADSPRRMPRDRFVAHLTTIMIGVIVGTAEALGISMDPDQPIHSVVPINSAAS; encoded by the coding sequence GTGGTGAGAATTCCGCGACCGCCGCACCCCAGCGTCAAGCCCGGGGTCAAGGTCGACGCGCGCAGCGAGCGCTGGCGCGAACACCGCAAGAAGGTGCGCGGCGAGATCGTCGACGCCGCGTTCCGCGCGATCGACCGGCTCGGGCCCGAGCTCAGCGTGCGCGAGATCGCCGAGGAGGCCGGCACCGCCAAGCCGAAGATCTACCGGCATTTCCACGACAAGTCCGACCTGTTCCAGGCGATCGGGGAGCGGCTGCGCGACATGCTGTGGGGGGCGATCTTCTCCTCGATCGACCTCAAGACCGACTCGGCGCGCGAAGTGATCCACCGCGCCGTCGAGGAGTACGTCAACCTCGTCGACGAGCACCCCAACGTGCTGCGGGTCTTCATCGAAGGCCGGTCCGCGGCCAGCCCCCAGATTCTCGACGAGGGCCGCGGCATCACCCTGGCCGTGGCCGACATGTTCGACAACGAGCTGCGCGAGATGGAGCTCGACCACGCCGCGATCGAACTGGCGGGGCACGCGGCGTTCGGGTCCGCCGCGTCGTCCACCGAGTGGTGGCTGGGCCCGGAGGCGGACAGCCCGCGGCGGATGCCGCGCGACCGGTTCGTCGCGCACCTGACCACGATCATGATCGGGGTGATCGTCGGCACCGCTGAGGCGCTGGGCATCTCGATGGATCCCGACCAGCCGATCCACAGCGTCGTGCCCATCAACTCCGCCGCCAGCTGA
- a CDS encoding redoxin NrdH codes for MSVTVYTKPACVQCSATYKALDKQGIAYDKVDITLDPEARDYVMALGYLQAPVVVTADGHWSGFRPDRIKAISAAELSA; via the coding sequence ATGAGTGTCACCGTCTACACCAAGCCGGCATGCGTGCAGTGCAGCGCCACCTACAAGGCCCTCGACAAGCAGGGCATCGCCTACGACAAGGTCGACATCACGCTGGACCCCGAGGCCCGCGACTACGTGATGGCGCTGGGCTACCTGCAGGCCCCCGTGGTGGTGACGGCCGACGGCCACTGGTCGGGTTTCCGGCCGGACCGCATCAAGGCGATCTCGGCCGCCGAGCTGAGCGCCTGA
- a CDS encoding NAD(P)H-dependent oxidoreductase → MATKILTFVGSLRAASVNRQIAELAAAVAPDGVTVTIFEGLGDLPFYNEEIDDVMTADAPPLAPVAALRAAAADADAALVVTPEYNGSYPAVVKNAIDWLSRPFGDGALKGKPLAVIGGSFGRYGGVWAHDDTRKSFGIAGARVVEDLKLSVPFTTLEGKAPAEHAELSANVRDIVGKLAAEVG, encoded by the coding sequence GTGGCAACCAAGATTTTGACGTTCGTGGGCAGCCTGCGTGCGGCGTCGGTCAACCGCCAGATCGCCGAGTTGGCGGCGGCGGTGGCTCCGGACGGCGTCACGGTCACGATCTTCGAAGGGCTCGGCGACCTGCCGTTCTACAACGAGGAGATCGACGACGTGATGACCGCCGACGCGCCCCCGCTGGCTCCGGTGGCCGCGTTGCGCGCCGCGGCGGCCGACGCCGACGCAGCCCTGGTGGTCACCCCGGAGTACAACGGCAGCTATCCGGCCGTCGTCAAGAACGCGATCGACTGGCTGTCCCGCCCGTTCGGTGACGGCGCCCTCAAGGGCAAGCCGCTGGCGGTGATCGGGGGCTCCTTCGGTCGGTACGGGGGCGTGTGGGCGCACGACGACACGCGCAAGTCCTTCGGAATCGCCGGCGCGCGGGTCGTCGAGGACCTGAAGCTCTCGGTGCCGTTCACGACGCTGGAAGGCAAGGCGCCCGCGGAGCACGCCGAGCTGTCGGCGAATGTGCGGGACATCGTGGGCAAACTCGCCGCCGAAGTCGGCTGA
- the nrdE gene encoding class 1b ribonucleoside-diphosphate reductase subunit alpha translates to MPPTVTAEPVTSGAHALPGETDYHALNAMLNLYDADGKIQFDKDREAAHQYFLQHVNQNTVFFHNQDEKLDYLIKENYYEREVLDQYSRNFVKTLLDRAYAKKFRFPTFLGAFKYYTSYTLKTFDGKRYLERFEDRVVMVALTLAAGDTVLAEKLVDEIIDGRFQPATPTFLNSGKKQRGEPVSCFLLRIEDNMESIGRSINSALQLSKRGGGVALLLSNIREHGAPIKNIENQSSGVIPIMKLLEDSFSYANQLGARQGAGAVYLHAHHPDIYRFLDTKRENADEKIRIKTLSLGVVIPDITFELAKRNEDMYLFSPYDVERVYGVPFADISVTEKYYEMVDDARIRKTKIKAREFFQTLAELQFESGYPYIMYEDTVNRANPIEGKITHSNLCSEILQVSTPSRFNEDLSYAHVGKDISCNLGSLNIAKAMDSPDFAQTIEVAIRALTAVSDQTHITSVPSIEQGNNDSHAIGLGQMNLHGYLAREGVFYGSEEGIDFTNIYFYTVLYHALRASNRIAIERGSRFKGFERSKYASGEFFDKYTDQVWEPATPKVRQLFADAEIRIPTQDDWKRLKESVQAHGIYNQNLQAVPPTGSISYINHSTSSIHPIVSRIEIRKEGKIGRVYYPAPYMTNDNLEYYQDAYEIGYEKIIDTYAAATQHVDQGLSLTLFFKDTATTRDVNKAQIYAWRKGIKTLYYIRLRQMALEGTEVEGCVSCML, encoded by the coding sequence GTGCCACCAACCGTCACTGCAGAGCCTGTAACGTCCGGCGCCCACGCGCTACCGGGGGAGACGGACTACCACGCGCTCAACGCGATGCTGAATCTGTATGACGCCGACGGCAAGATTCAGTTCGACAAGGACCGCGAGGCCGCTCATCAGTACTTCCTGCAGCACGTCAACCAGAACACGGTGTTCTTCCACAACCAGGACGAGAAACTCGACTACCTGATCAAGGAGAACTACTACGAGCGTGAGGTGCTCGACCAGTACAGCCGCAACTTCGTCAAGACGCTGCTGGACCGCGCCTACGCCAAGAAATTCCGGTTCCCGACGTTCCTCGGCGCGTTCAAGTACTACACCTCCTACACGCTGAAGACCTTCGACGGGAAGCGCTACCTGGAGCGTTTCGAGGACCGCGTCGTGATGGTCGCGCTGACGCTGGCCGCCGGCGACACCGTGCTTGCCGAGAAGCTCGTCGACGAGATCATCGACGGGCGGTTCCAGCCGGCCACCCCGACCTTCTTGAACTCGGGAAAGAAGCAGCGCGGCGAACCGGTGTCCTGCTTCCTGCTGCGCATCGAGGACAACATGGAGTCCATCGGGCGTTCCATCAACTCGGCGCTGCAGCTGTCCAAGCGTGGCGGGGGGGTCGCGTTGCTGCTGAGCAACATTCGCGAGCACGGCGCCCCGATCAAGAACATCGAGAACCAGTCCTCGGGCGTCATCCCGATCATGAAGCTGCTCGAGGACTCCTTCTCCTACGCCAACCAGCTCGGGGCACGCCAGGGCGCCGGCGCGGTGTACCTGCACGCGCACCACCCCGACATCTACCGCTTCCTGGACACCAAGCGGGAGAACGCCGACGAGAAGATCCGGATCAAGACGCTGAGCCTCGGGGTCGTGATCCCCGACATCACCTTCGAGCTGGCCAAGCGCAACGAGGACATGTACCTGTTCTCGCCGTACGACGTCGAGCGCGTCTACGGGGTTCCGTTCGCCGACATCTCGGTGACCGAGAAGTACTACGAGATGGTCGACGACGCGCGCATCCGCAAGACCAAGATCAAGGCGCGCGAGTTCTTCCAGACGCTGGCCGAGCTGCAGTTCGAGTCCGGCTACCCGTACATCATGTACGAGGACACGGTGAACCGGGCCAATCCCATCGAGGGCAAGATCACCCACTCGAACCTGTGCTCGGAGATCCTGCAGGTGTCCACGCCGTCGCGGTTCAACGAGGACCTGTCGTACGCCCACGTGGGCAAGGACATTTCCTGCAACCTCGGGTCGCTGAACATCGCCAAGGCCATGGACTCGCCGGACTTCGCCCAGACCATCGAGGTGGCCATCCGCGCGCTGACCGCGGTGAGCGACCAGACGCACATCACGTCGGTGCCATCAATCGAGCAGGGCAACAACGACTCCCACGCGATCGGGCTCGGGCAGATGAACCTGCACGGGTACCTGGCTCGCGAGGGCGTCTTCTACGGGTCCGAGGAAGGCATCGACTTCACCAACATCTACTTCTACACGGTGCTCTACCACGCCCTGCGCGCCTCGAATCGCATCGCCATCGAACGCGGTTCGCGTTTCAAGGGTTTCGAGCGGTCCAAGTATGCGTCGGGGGAGTTCTTCGACAAGTACACCGACCAGGTGTGGGAGCCGGCGACCCCGAAGGTGCGTCAGCTCTTCGCCGACGCCGAGATCCGGATCCCGACCCAGGACGACTGGAAGCGGCTCAAGGAGTCGGTCCAGGCGCACGGCATCTACAACCAGAACCTGCAGGCGGTGCCGCCGACCGGGTCGATCTCCTACATCAACCATTCGACGTCGTCGATCCACCCGATCGTGTCCCGGATCGAGATTCGCAAGGAGGGCAAGATCGGACGGGTCTACTACCCGGCGCCCTACATGACCAACGACAACCTGGAGTACTACCAGGACGCCTACGAGATCGGCTACGAGAAGATCATCGACACCTACGCGGCGGCCACCCAGCACGTGGACCAGGGGCTCTCGCTGACGCTGTTCTTCAAGGACACGGCCACCACCCGCGACGTGAACAAGGCGCAGATCTATGCCTGGCGCAAGGGCATCAAGACGCTGTACTACATCCGGCTGCGGCAGATGGCCCTGGAGGGCACCGAGGTCGAAGGCTGCGTCTCCTGCATGCTGTAG
- a CDS encoding flavin-containing monooxygenase, which translates to MTHVEPTQTREPVHTRALIIGTGFSGLGMAIALQKQGFTDRDFVILEKAGDIGGTWRDNSYPGCACDIPSHLYSFSFEPKPDWRNPFSYQPEIWDYLQGVTDKYGLRRYIVFNSHVDRAHWDDDENRWHVFTADGREYVAQFLISGAGALHIPSFPDIEGRDEFAGPAFHSAEWDHSVDLTGKRVAIIGTGASAIQIVPEIVGQVAELQLYQRTPPWVVPRSNPDIPPVLRRAMENVPGLRALTRLGIYWAQEALAFGMTKRPNALKFIEAYCKYNIRRSVRDRELRRKLTPHYRIGCKRILNSSTYYGAVADPKTHLITDPISRITPDGIVTADGRERKADVVVYATGFHVTDSYTYVQIKGRHGEDLVDRWNREGIGAHRGITVADVPNLFFLLGPNTGLGHNSVVFMIESQIHYVTDAIKTCDKMGAQALAPTREAQDAFNDELQRKLSHSVWNSGGCSSWYLDEHGRNTVLWGGYTWQYWRATRGVKRDEYRFFGVRRRHKDLSPTG; encoded by the coding sequence ATGACACATGTCGAGCCGACTCAGACGCGCGAACCGGTGCACACCCGGGCCCTGATCATCGGGACCGGCTTCTCCGGTCTCGGCATGGCGATCGCGCTGCAAAAGCAGGGCTTCACCGACCGAGACTTCGTCATCCTGGAGAAGGCCGGCGACATCGGGGGCACCTGGCGGGATAACAGCTACCCCGGCTGCGCCTGCGACATCCCGTCACACCTGTACTCGTTTTCGTTCGAGCCCAAGCCGGACTGGCGCAACCCGTTCTCCTACCAGCCCGAGATCTGGGATTACCTCCAGGGCGTCACCGACAAGTACGGGCTGCGCCGCTACATCGTGTTCAACTCGCATGTCGACCGCGCCCACTGGGACGACGACGAGAACCGGTGGCACGTGTTCACCGCCGACGGCCGCGAATACGTCGCGCAGTTTTTGATCTCCGGCGCGGGCGCGCTGCACATCCCGTCGTTCCCCGACATCGAGGGTCGCGACGAATTCGCCGGTCCCGCTTTCCATTCCGCGGAGTGGGACCACAGCGTCGACCTGACCGGCAAGCGCGTGGCGATCATCGGCACCGGCGCCAGCGCGATTCAGATCGTGCCCGAGATCGTCGGTCAGGTCGCCGAGCTGCAGCTCTACCAGCGCACCCCGCCGTGGGTGGTGCCGCGCTCCAACCCGGATATCCCGCCGGTGCTGCGCCGGGCCATGGAGAACGTCCCCGGGCTGCGCGCGCTGACGCGCCTGGGGATCTACTGGGCCCAGGAGGCGCTGGCCTTTGGCATGACCAAGCGGCCGAACGCGCTGAAGTTCATCGAGGCCTACTGCAAATACAACATTCGCCGCTCGGTGAGGGACCGCGAGCTGCGCCGCAAGCTGACGCCGCATTACCGGATCGGGTGCAAGCGAATCCTGAACTCCTCCACCTATTACGGTGCGGTCGCGGATCCCAAGACCCACCTGATCACCGATCCCATCAGCCGCATCACGCCCGACGGGATCGTCACCGCCGACGGCCGGGAACGCAAGGCGGATGTGGTCGTCTATGCCACCGGCTTCCACGTCACCGACTCCTACACCTACGTCCAGATCAAGGGGCGACACGGGGAGGACCTCGTCGATCGCTGGAACCGCGAGGGCATCGGCGCGCATCGCGGCATCACCGTCGCCGACGTGCCCAACCTGTTCTTCCTGCTGGGACCCAACACCGGGCTCGGGCACAACTCCGTGGTGTTCATGATCGAATCGCAGATCCACTACGTCACCGACGCGATCAAGACCTGCGACAAGATGGGCGCACAGGCGCTCGCGCCCACCCGCGAAGCGCAGGACGCCTTCAACGACGAACTGCAACGCAAACTGTCGCACTCGGTGTGGAACAGCGGCGGCTGCAGCAGCTGGTACCTCGACGAGCACGGCAGGAACACCGTGCTCTGGGGCGGCTACACGTGGCAGTACTGGCGGGCCACCCGCGGGGTCAAGCGCGACGAGTACCGGTTCTTCGGGGTACGCCGCCGTCACAAGGACCTGAGCCCCACCGGGTAG